A stretch of DNA from Nitrospirota bacterium:
TTATAAAGATTATAAATTAAGACAGTACTGATAACCAGGCCTGCCGCGGTAAGAAAACACGTTAAATAGTTCGTAAGCGTGTATCGCCCTTGCTGTATCATTTTATTAACATTTCTATACCGTATGCCGGCTAAAAATATAACGGAGGTTCCCAGCACAAGTAAAATACTGCCTGCTGCTGATGAGGTAATAAGTATTCCGGAGAAAAATATAGACTTTCGTTGAGTTAAGGAGGAAAACGCATTCAGGCTTTCGACAAAAATAACAAATTTCTCACTGATTATCCCAAATACGACTATGGATATTCCTGTTTTAACCCACGACAGGAAATTTCTGTCCATCACCTGCCGTGCTCTTTCTATGAGTTTCTCCTGCTCTGTCAAACCTAATAATTATACCAAATTTTAAACCAAATATGCTAAAATCAAAGGAGTTCTATGGCACCGGAGTTCAAAGATAAGGTGTTGGGGCTTCTTGAGTTAAAGAGCCGTATCAACGCACTTAAAACCGATGGGAAAAAAATAGTGTTTACAAACGGTTGCTTTGACATCATTCACGTGGGACACACACGGTATTTAACTATGGCAAAGTCGCTTGGGGACATTCTCATAGTAGCCGTAAATTCCGATGATTCTGTTAGCAGACTAAAGCCGGGACGGCCTATAGTCAGTGAATATGAGCGTGCCGAGGTACTTGCCTCTCTCAGTATGGTTGACTATGTGGTGATTTTTAATGAGGATACCCCTTATGAGACAATTTGTGAGCTTTGTCCAGATGTGCTGGTTAAGGGCGGGGACTGGAAAAAACAAGATATTGTTGGTGCTGATATTGTGCCGGAGGTTCATAGTTTGCCTTTTGTTGATGGCAGATCCACTACGGAGATTATAAATAAAATACTAAGGATCTGTTCCTAAAGGGTTTATGCAACTTTGTCAGTAAAAGACCTGATTGAAAAAAGACTTGCCCCCTGCCTCACAACGCCAATGCCGCAGAGGATATACAATCTTAAGGGCTCTTTGCTGCCACTGCTGCTAGCTCATACAGATGAGCCTTTTATCGCAGTTACCGAAACTGAGGAGGAGGCTATTTCGGTGTTTGATGGGGTTGGGTATTTCTCAAAGCTTATGGGAAAACAACCCGCCATATACTTTCCGGAATCTCTTGATGCTGCCTCCAGCGGCAAACAGATTGAAATCCTGCTTAACGCAAAAAATGACTCATCATTTATCCTCACTCTGGCCTCATTTACTGCTCAGGTTGCCGATAAAACCGCAATCACCACACAGTCTATTGAGCTAAAAACCGGAGAGGAGTTTCCCCGTGAATATCTGAACGAAACCCTCACAGCGATGGGTTACAAAAGATCGGCGATGGTGGTTGATGAGGGTGAGTTTAGCGTAAGAAACTATATATTCGACATATACCCGCCGGGTAGAAAAAACCCCATACGTGTTGAGTTTTTTGGTGATGAGATAGACTCTGTCAGAGCCTTTGATGCCGACACCCAAAAGACAATAGAAAAGTTAGATAGTGAATCCATCCTGCCGCTAACTCAAAGCGGTGGCACTTGTTATCTGTTTGAATCGTTTGAGACAAAACGGTTGTTTTTCATAAATGATGCAAAGACAAAGGGGAAAGAGTTTATCGCTGACTTTAAAAATGCCCCACCTTGTACGATTCTCTCCGGCATTGCGGTTGACACTGAGGGAACAGATGCCAAAGCGCTAGCACTTAATGGGCTTGGGCTGCTATCGGAAGAACGAAAGAACATATCAGAGCTGCCTGCTGCAATAGCTGCAATCTCTGAAACCACACAAGTAATGCTGGTCTCCAAAACTGTTGCACAGTCGGAGCGCATTCGGGAGCTCTTTGCTGAAGTCTCTATGGATATACCCCTTGTCCCGGAACAAAAAGCATTTTCCGATTACGACGGAAATGTGTTTGTGGTAACGGGAGCGCTTAATGGAGGATTTTATCTGGATGGGCTTTTGGTGTTAACGGAGCTTGAGTTGTTTGGCGAGGTTAGAAGGCCTAAAAAATACAGGGGGTCAACAAAGGGTGAAATCCTAAGAACCGCAGATGATTTAAAGCCCGGTGACTACATAGTCCACAGTGAGCATGGAATAGGCCTGTTTGAGGGCCTGAGGCGAGAAACTGCCGAGGACTTTAACTATGACATGCTTGCCATCCAGTATGCTGACGGCGCAAGGCTCTACGTACCCGTCTATGGCATAGAGATGGTTAAAAAGTACCGCGCTTCAGAGGGCGTTGTCCCGCGGCTTGATAAACTTGGCGGTAAAACATGGGCTGCCGTAAAGCGCAAAGTCCGAAAAAACATAGAAGAGCTTGCCCAAAAACTCATTGCTCATTATGCTCAACGGGAAATCACACCGGCTTTTGCCGTAAGTGCGGACTCCCACCTGCACCAGGAGTTTGACACCTTTTTCCCCTACGAACCGACTGTGGACCAACTGAGCGCAACGGAGGAAATCAAGCGCAGTATGGAATCTGATAAACCTATGGACAGACTGCTTTGCGGCGACGTCGGGTACGGCAAGACCGAGGTAGCTATGCGCGCTGCTTTCAAGGCCGTCTTTGACAGCAAACAGGTGATGGTTCTGGTTCCTACGACAATCCTCTGTGAGCAACACTATATTACTTTTAAGGAGAGATTTGCCCCGTTTCCGGTCAGCGTTGACTATGTAAGCAGATTCAAGACTAAGGCAGAGATAGAGGGCGCACTGCTTCGGGCATCAAAGGGTGAGGTGGATATAATTATAGGCACTCAGGCGCTGCTTTCTAAAAAAGTAGATGTCCCAAACCTTGCGCTTTTGATTATAGATGAAGAGCACCGCTTTGGTGTGGCGCAGAAGGAAAAAATAAAGGAGCTAAAAAGAGGCGTTCATTGCCTTACACTTAGTGCTACCCCCATACCACGAACACTTCAGATGTCTCTTTCCGGCATATGGACAATGAGCACGATAGAGACTCCGCCTGAGGAAAGGCAAGCCGTGCGTACGTTTGTGATAAGTTTTGACAAAAACATAATAAAAGAGGCCATAGGCCGTGAACTTCACAGACACGGACAGGTGTTTTTTGTTCATAACCGGATAGGCGACATTGATAAGTATGCTGCAATGATAAAGACGTTGTTTCCGGATAACACTGTGGCAGTGGCACACGGGCAGATGCATGAGCGTGAACTTGAAGATAAGATGCTTAAGTTTATGAAGCATGATATAGACGTGCTGGTTTCAACTTCAATAATAGGCTCAGGAATTGATGTGCCATCGGCTAACACGATAATAGTAAACCGGGCAGATATGATGGGGCTAGCTGACCTGTACCAGTTAAGGGGACGCGTGGGGAGATCTAACGTAAGAGCGTATGCCTATCTAATCACTCCGGGTGAGGACTCGATGACAGGGGATGCTAAGAAGCGCTTGACGGCAATTCAGGAGTTAAGTTATCTTGGGGCGGGCCTGAGGCTTGCCATGAGGGATATGGAAATCCGCGGAGCCGGCAATCTGCTAGGCCCGCAGCAATCCGGCCACATATACGCACTTGGGTTTGACACCTACATGGAACTGCTTGAAGAGGAGGTGTCAAAGCAGCGGGGAACTTTTATAGAGCGAGAGTTTGAACCGACCGTGGATTTACGCATTCAGGCGCTGATACCGGAGGACTACATCGAGGATGTCGGGCTTAGGCTTAATTTTTACCGCAGAGTTGCCGCCGTTAAAGATGAGGATGCGTTGATTGCCCTGAAAGACGAGATGAGAGACAGGTTTGGTGCTGTTCCGGATGTGGTTGAAAATCTCCTGGGTGTAGTAAGAGTAAAGCAACTCTGCAAAGCGCTTAAGCTTGAATTAGTTAAGCGTTACGGTCAAAAAATAGTGGTAACCGCCTCAGAGGATGCTGGTTTTGTCGCTGAGGATTTGCTAACACTTAAGAAAGCAACGAGAAATAATATAAAACTCCTTCAGAGCGGATTTGAATTTTCCCCTGCTGATTTCAAAAAAGACGTTATAATTACAGAATTGACTGAGTTATTCAAAGCGCTTATAGAAATAAATAGAAAGGGAGAGACGAGCTCCGCCCGCAAAACAGATTAAGAAAAACAATACTTATTTAAAAGAATGTCTCAGCATACTCTTTTAGCCAGAGTTCAAAAAGAGGCACACGCATTTTTAACTTATCGCCGTCTTTTGCGATAAATCCGTGCTCAAGAAGCCGGGCTATGCTTACTTTGTCTGAGGGTGGGTTGCCTTTAATGATTTTAAGAACCGTTTCTTTATCGGAGTCCGTGCAGAATTGGCTCCAAAACACGCTCATCGCATGTGTTGAACGATCTATGCTTTTGGCTAATGCCTCATCGAGGTTTGCAAAGGTCATATTGCCGTTTAATGCCCTGTTAGCAATATCCACCATTTCGCTGCATATTGCCTGCAAAAGGGCAGGGTGCCCTTGTGTTATTTCATACATGTGATTGGCAAGTTCAGGCGGATATTTAAGGTTAAAGTCCTCAACCGGTTTGGTTATCAGTTTTATGGCCTCGTCATATTTGAGGTAGTCAACCTTGAGGGTTACTGTCTGTACAAAATATTCGTTCCAGTTGGGGTCTCTTAATTCGCTAAATAACCGTGTGCCTGCAAAGAGAAAAACCACATAGTTTTGACTTTGGGAAAAACTTCTCATTGCCCCAAGTAATTGAGCGCCTTGTTCCGGGTCTTTTGATATTAATTTATGTATATCTTCATATTCGTCAAAGGCAATCACCAGTTTATAATCTTTTTCTTTAGAGACGTGTTCAAGAAACTCTTTTAACTCACTACATGCCTTAAGCCATTGTTCCGGGGCTTTGTAATTATCCGGCGGCAAAGAAAGTTCTTTATTGATAGCACCTCTCAACTCAGAAAACCATCCGCTTACCGTATGTTCTATTAGTCCCTGCATATCAAACTTCACGATTTTAAATCTTGCACCAAGGCGTTCTGGTAGGAAGTTTAAGAGGCTCGTTTTACCAACCCTGCGCTGTCCTCTGATTAGAAACATGGGCATTGCGACTGCCGTCATAACTTTTGTTATAAATTCATCCTTAACATCATCACGTTCCATAAAAACCCGTGAATCACTTTTAGGGTTAAGTGCATCTCCTGACCTATAAACATTCGCCGTAATTGGCATAGCTGACTGAAGTTTTAATTTAAGACTCTCAAGTTCACCAATTGCAACATCTAACCATTTCTCTATAGCTGGCAGATAATACTTATTCCAAAGAGGCGATTCCCTTAAGGTTAAATCACGCAATTCCTTAAGTAAACGCATAAAATCCTCAAAAGACTTTTTCCTTATTCCAATATTATTTTCTTTTTGACTTGCTACAAGTTGGGCTTTTATTGCCTCGATTTTTGCAGTCCAATTTTGTGAAGGTAGAAATTTTTCTTGCTTAACTGCTATTTGAGGGATTATAAGCGCATCAGCCTTTAGTACATTTTTGTCCCATTGTCCTGCTGTTGCAGAATGTGAAATGTGCATAGCAAAAGAACGCTGTAAGGGGCGATATTCCAAAAGAAAATCAACAAACTCAAAAGCTGAATCAGGGTCTTCGTATGCTGATTCTGCAAGCCTTGATTTTAAAAACGGAATTGGCAGCCATATTATGCTATCGTTAATATATGGGTTTTGTTTAAGATTTACGCTCTGGAAAATGCTCAATAAATAAATGGGATACATGTAAATTCTAAAATACGATAAAAAGAAAAATAAACTAGCCTGTAAGCCTCCTTCCAAAGTACCTCCCAAACCTAACATTAAAAAAGCGACGAATAGACAACCACCCAAGCCACCCACTAAACCTATTTTAAAACCAGAAATTGACCCATCTATCAGATTCAAAATCATAAATAACACAATGCCACTTCCTATACCTAAGACTACACCTGTAGTCAAGGCACCTGTTAAAACTGGTACTAAACCACCTGAATAAGATATTAGAAAACCAATGATTAAATCAATAATCAAGCTAATAATCAAACCAGCACCTAAACTAACAACGAAAGTACCTGCTAAACCAAAAAACAAACCACTTAACAAACTATACGGTAAAACACGAAATCCATGTTTAAAAAATGAAAAAAACTTTTCAGTATAATTGTTAGCTTTATCCCATTTGAGAATTAAACTATCTGGAAATAATTCTTGATAATTATGAGGTAAATCTAAAATAATTGCTATAAAGATATAGAATGTAAACAAAATAATAGATAGTAGTATGATCAACAAATAGGTATTGAAAAACCATTTAACAGCATTTTTCCTATCGAGAGTTTTTGAAAATCTATCTAAAAGAAGCGGCTCAAAAAAAAGCCATTTCAAAAGCTCAAAACTGTTTTTTGGGACAGAGGGTTTATAAAAGGGAGAGGTTGTTTCCATTTATTAAGAATTGTCCATGTTAATTAGAGAATCTTCATTTAAACCAATTGCAAATTTGAGTAACTTCCTAAATAGTTTTCCATTTCTATCTAATTTAAACGTAGCCGCAATTGCATTTGCACGTTTTATCCATTTTAATAATGAATTAGCCACGGGTTTTTTCAAATTATTAAAATTTTTAGTAGTTCTGTCCAAACATTCATTAAAATTATCTTTTGTGACATTGTTTAGTTTTAAATCATCTTTTAACAGATTGAAAAAGCTATATGGTTTTTTATTATCAAAAATATAGCTTACAAGTTCTCCTTTAACATGGTTATCAATTTCGGGGTTATCCCGTTTTAATTCGTTTTCAATATGTGAATATGATAGCTCTGGTATAGGTGTAGGTTGGACATCAATATTAGAAGTGTGAGGCTCTCGTTTATTAATTAAAATACAGTGAATAAGGGGCATTGTCGAGCTTGTAAAGAACAAATTACAGTTGATATTGTGGTCATTCTTTATAGCATTTATATAGCCTAAGAATATGAGGTCATATTTTACGTCTGTTTTAAGGTTATTAAATATGGCGTCAAAATTATCGAGAAAAATAAAAATTCTGCCGTTATTAAGATTTGCCTCTTGAATAATTTCTAATATGCGTTTCTGGCGCTTTCCGTTCTTTACAGGTAGCTTGAGCTGATTACATAAATCAATAATAGACCCGTCATAGTTTTCTTTGTAGGGTTTCATGTTTATATGAGCGATTTTTGTATTACTTCTTGAAAGGGCAACTCCATTAACAGTGATGCCATTTTCTATAACTTTTATTAAATCCTCAATTAGGCGTGCTTTACCTGTTCCCTCATTTCCATGTACGTTAAAAGCTGCGCCAGTACTGATTTTTGTTAAAACCAACTCTGTAAATTCAGGTCTCAGACAATCTTTAAACTCATCCATCTCACTCTCCTCATTCCCCTTGCTGATACGTTCCTGTTGCTATGACGCCACATAATAGTACATTGAAAACATAATTGTCAAATGGTGTAGGCGTTTAATCAAAATGGAGAAGATGTCCGGTTTCGGCAATTGTGCGAAAGTGGTTTCGAAAAAGGGGGCTACTTAAGTTTTAGGTTTCATTCCACTGGTCTGCGCCTTAACGTTAGGCGTATCTATGACCAGTATGTAAACCTACGGTGATGGAATGAAAACAAAGCATTAAAACTAGAACTTCAAGCAACCCTCTGTGGAATGCTCACATTATCGTAAACCGCGAAATCACAATGTGTCTGTCCGCTTTATGAAACATACTGAAATTCGTCCGAAAATACCTTATGCGGCAGTTTGATGTCTTTTTCAGAAATAATTCCCCGCTTCATTTCCATAACTGAGGGGTTTTTAGACTCAAACTTGTCAATTAGATACTTTGCCGCATGGTCAGGGTTAATAATATCACCGCAGGTAAATATATCTACCGCAGCATAATTATATTCAGGCCATGTGTGAATAGAAAGATGTGACTCCGCAATTATAACCATTCCACTAATACCAAAGGGGTTAAACTCATGAAATGAAACGTCAACTATCGTTGCTTTAGCTGCTCTTGCGGCACCGACCAACGCATCGGTAACTTCTTTGAGGTCAATAATCCTGGTGGGATTGCACTCCCTTAATTCAATTAATAGATGTTTACCTAAAGCATGCAATTGCCTACCCTCCTGTTAACCTTAATTATAGATATACTATCCATTTGAACGTGTATAATAGCTTAATAAGATTATTTTGTCAACAACTATTTTGATGTCCTCAGATTTTTTTTATGTCTTGGGTGTTATTCCCCGCCGCTTGCGGCGGGGTGCGGTATTTACACTTTATAGTAATAGACTTTAAGAGTTTGGCGCCC
This window harbors:
- a CDS encoding ATP-binding protein, whose product is MKWLFFEPLLLDRFSKTLDRKNAVKWFFNTYLLIILLSIILFTFYIFIAIILDLPHNYQELFPDSLILKWDKANNYTEKFFSFFKHGFRVLPYSLLSGLFFGLAGTFVVSLGAGLIISLIIDLIIGFLISYSGGLVPVLTGALTTGVVLGIGSGIVLFMILNLIDGSISGFKIGLVGGLGGCLFVAFLMLGLGGTLEGGLQASLFFFLSYFRIYMYPIYLLSIFQSVNLKQNPYINDSIIWLPIPFLKSRLAESAYEDPDSAFEFVDFLLEYRPLQRSFAMHISHSATAGQWDKNVLKADALIIPQIAVKQEKFLPSQNWTAKIEAIKAQLVASQKENNIGIRKKSFEDFMRLLKELRDLTLRESPLWNKYYLPAIEKWLDVAIGELESLKLKLQSAMPITANVYRSGDALNPKSDSRVFMERDDVKDEFITKVMTAVAMPMFLIRGQRRVGKTSLLNFLPERLGARFKIVKFDMQGLIEHTVSGWFSELRGAINKELSLPPDNYKAPEQWLKACSELKEFLEHVSKEKDYKLVIAFDEYEDIHKLISKDPEQGAQLLGAMRSFSQSQNYVVFLFAGTRLFSELRDPNWNEYFVQTVTLKVDYLKYDEAIKLITKPVEDFNLKYPPELANHMYEITQGHPALLQAICSEMVDIANRALNGNMTFANLDEALAKSIDRSTHAMSVFWSQFCTDSDKETVLKIIKGNPPSDKVSIARLLEHGFIAKDGDKLKMRVPLFELWLKEYAETFF
- a CDS encoding DUF202 domain-containing protein; amino-acid sequence: MTEQEKLIERARQVMDRNFLSWVKTGISIVVFGIISEKFVIFVESLNAFSSLTQRKSIFFSGILITSSAAGSILLVLGTSVIFLAGIRYRNVNKMIQQGRYTLTNYLTCFLTAAGLVISTVLIYNLYKSL
- the rfaE2 gene encoding D-glycero-beta-D-manno-heptose 1-phosphate adenylyltransferase, with product MAPEFKDKVLGLLELKSRINALKTDGKKIVFTNGCFDIIHVGHTRYLTMAKSLGDILIVAVNSDDSVSRLKPGRPIVSEYERAEVLASLSMVDYVVIFNEDTPYETICELCPDVLVKGGDWKKQDIVGADIVPEVHSLPFVDGRSTTEIINKILRICS
- the speD gene encoding adenosylmethionine decarboxylase, whose amino-acid sequence is MHALGKHLLIELRECNPTRIIDLKEVTDALVGAARAAKATIVDVSFHEFNPFGISGMVIIAESHLSIHTWPEYNYAAVDIFTCGDIINPDHAAKYLIDKFESKNPSVMEMKRGIISEKDIKLPHKVFSDEFQYVS
- the mfd gene encoding transcription-repair coupling factor, which produces MSVKDLIEKRLAPCLTTPMPQRIYNLKGSLLPLLLAHTDEPFIAVTETEEEAISVFDGVGYFSKLMGKQPAIYFPESLDAASSGKQIEILLNAKNDSSFILTLASFTAQVADKTAITTQSIELKTGEEFPREYLNETLTAMGYKRSAMVVDEGEFSVRNYIFDIYPPGRKNPIRVEFFGDEIDSVRAFDADTQKTIEKLDSESILPLTQSGGTCYLFESFETKRLFFINDAKTKGKEFIADFKNAPPCTILSGIAVDTEGTDAKALALNGLGLLSEERKNISELPAAIAAISETTQVMLVSKTVAQSERIRELFAEVSMDIPLVPEQKAFSDYDGNVFVVTGALNGGFYLDGLLVLTELELFGEVRRPKKYRGSTKGEILRTADDLKPGDYIVHSEHGIGLFEGLRRETAEDFNYDMLAIQYADGARLYVPVYGIEMVKKYRASEGVVPRLDKLGGKTWAAVKRKVRKNIEELAQKLIAHYAQREITPAFAVSADSHLHQEFDTFFPYEPTVDQLSATEEIKRSMESDKPMDRLLCGDVGYGKTEVAMRAAFKAVFDSKQVMVLVPTTILCEQHYITFKERFAPFPVSVDYVSRFKTKAEIEGALLRASKGEVDIIIGTQALLSKKVDVPNLALLIIDEEHRFGVAQKEKIKELKRGVHCLTLSATPIPRTLQMSLSGIWTMSTIETPPEERQAVRTFVISFDKNIIKEAIGRELHRHGQVFFVHNRIGDIDKYAAMIKTLFPDNTVAVAHGQMHERELEDKMLKFMKHDIDVLVSTSIIGSGIDVPSANTIIVNRADMMGLADLYQLRGRVGRSNVRAYAYLITPGEDSMTGDAKKRLTAIQELSYLGAGLRLAMRDMEIRGAGNLLGPQQSGHIYALGFDTYMELLEEEVSKQRGTFIEREFEPTVDLRIQALIPEDYIEDVGLRLNFYRRVAAVKDEDALIALKDEMRDRFGAVPDVVENLLGVVRVKQLCKALKLELVKRYGQKIVVTASEDAGFVAEDLLTLKKATRNNIKLLQSGFEFSPADFKKDVIITELTELFKALIEINRKGETSSARKTD